The following are from one region of the Acanthopagrus latus isolate v.2019 chromosome 2, fAcaLat1.1, whole genome shotgun sequence genome:
- the egln2 gene encoding egl nine homolog 1 produces MESLGHTDLINPSSSRGPVAFSPTHERGTSGQQQLVGAAADIHRADMGLNGFCAAPVGSPTAEELLAGLASQTDSPAITTPTKQSKTGVPLYSGGVVSPSATVEGSHAGALAHTPNGYPAQMKGQAGVTGGPMYPPTSRACLVENGDRTAHEKCPSVMRRINGDLKARQVQQQKRRGGENRDMGSGSLTGLVVGSSGSGSSVDPGDSDSKRRRLADGSVAHKSSEASRAGRVVASLTVPVSSSQMTIGHVHFVTPQSPFTPPAPHTNQHKGLKVAPLGPPAASSQTSPVEADSIPTPPPPAGAGWSAERIALQYIVPCMKYYGICVKDNFLGPQLGDRVLEEVELLNRSGKFRGGQLVSQKSIPSRSIRGDQIAWVEGREPGCMSIGMLMAHIDEAVMYSAANGQLGDCVINGRTKAMVACYPGNGAGYVRHVDNPNGDGRCITCIYYLNKNWDVKKQGGMLQIYPEGKSVVANIEPLFDRLLIFWSDRRNPHEVKPAYATRYAITVWYFDAKERAEAKEKYKLATGQKGVQVPVTQNSRT; encoded by the exons ATGGAGAGCTTGGGACACACGGACCTTATAAACCCAAGCTCTTCCCGCGGACCCGTCGCTTTTTCACCCACACACGAGAGAGGGACGAgcgggcagcagcagctcgtcgGTGCAGCCGCGGACATTCACCGAGCGGACATGGGTCTGAACGGCTTCTGCGCGGCGCCGGTCGGCAGTCCGACCGCCGAGGAGTTGCTGGCGGGTCTGGCTTCGCAGACCGACTCCCCCGCGATCACAACCCCGACGAAGCAGTCCAAGACCGGCGTGCCGCTCTACAGCGGCGGGGTGGTGTCTCCGTCCGCCACCGTGGAAGGCAGCCACGCCGGAGCTCTGGCCCACACGCCGAACGGTTACCCGGCGCAGATGAAGGGGCAGGCGGGGGTGACAGGCGGCCCCATGTACCCCCCAACCAGCAGAGCCTGTCTGGTGGAGAACGGGGACCGGACTGCTCATGAGAAGTGCCCCTCGGTGATGAGGAGGATCAATGGTGACCTGAAAGCCAGACAGGTCCAACAGCAGAAGCGGAGAGGTGGGGAGAACCGGGACATGGGGTCAGGTAGCCTTACTGGGCTCGTGGTCGGGTCATCCGGGTCGGGGAGTTCTGTGGACCCGGGGGACTCGGACTCTAAACGGAGAAGGCTGGCTGATGGAAGTGTCGCTCACAAATCTTCAGAAGCCTCCAGAGCGGGCCGAGTAGTCGCCTCGCTCACAGTCCCAGTCAGCAGCTCCCAAATGACCATTGGCCATGTGCATTTTGTCACCCCTCAATCTCCCTTCACCCCTCCTGCCCCTCATACTAACCAGCACAAGGGACTCAAAGTGGCCCCTCTGGGCCCACCAGCTGCCTCCAGCCAGACCTCCCCAGTCGAGGCTGACAGCATCCCGACCCCGCCGCCTCCTGCAGGGGCCGGCTGGTCAGCAGAGCGGATAGCCCTGCAGTACATCGTCCCCTGCATGAAATACTATGGCATCTGTGTGAAGGACAACTTCCTGGGCCCTCAGCTGGGCGACAGGgtcctggaggaggtggagctccTAAACCGGAGCGGGAAGTTTCGTGGCGGGCAGCTGGTGAGCCAGAAGAGCATACCTTCTCGGAGCATCCGGGGCGACCAGATCGCCTGGGTGGAGGGACGGGAGCCCGGTTGCATGAGCATCGGGATGCTGATGGCTCACATTGACGAGGCCGTCATGTACAGCGCTGCCAATGGACAGCTGGGGGACTGTGTCATCAATGGACGCACTAAG GCCATGGTTGCCTGTTACCCAGGCAACGGGGCAGGTTACGTCCGCCATGTTGACAACCCAAACGGCGACGGACGCTGCATCACGTGCATCTACTATCTGAACAAGAACTGGGATGTCAAG aaaCAAGGAGGGATGCTGCAGATCTACCCCGAGGGCAAAAGTGTGGTAGCCAACATCGAACCTCTGTTTGACCGGCTGCTCATCTTCTGGTCTGACCGCAGGAACCCACACGAAGTCAAGCCAGCCTACGCCACTCG CTACGCCATCACAGTCTGGTACTTTGATGCCAAAGAGAGAGCTGAAGCTAAAGAGAAGTACAAACTGG CAACGGGGCAGAAAGGTGTTCAAGTGCCTGTCACTCAGAACAGCAGGACATAA